A part of Anser cygnoides isolate HZ-2024a breed goose chromosome 17, Taihu_goose_T2T_genome, whole genome shotgun sequence genomic DNA contains:
- the CABP7 gene encoding calcium-binding protein 7, with the protein MPFHPVTAALMYRGIYSVPPLLAEQHPVDIPEDELEEIREAFKVFDRDGNGFISKQELGTAMRSLGYMPNEVELEVIIQRLDMDGDGQVDFEEFVTLLGPKLSTSGIPEKFHGTDFDTVFWKCDMQKLTVDELKRLLYDTFCEHLSMKDIENIIMTEEESHMGTAEECPVDVETCSSQQIRQTCVRKSLICAFAIAFIISVMLIAANQVLRSGMK; encoded by the exons ATGCCGTTCCACCCGGTGACCGCCGCGTTGATGTACCGGGGCATCTACAGCGTGCCCCCGCTGCTGGCCGAGCAGCACCCCGTGGACATCCCCGAGGACGAGCTGGAGG AGATCCGCGAAGCCTTCAAGGTGTTCGACCGGGACGGCAACGGCTTCATCTccaagcaggagctgggcacggCCATGCGCTCGCTGGGCTACATGCCCAACGAGGTGGAGCTCGAGGTCATCATCCAGCGCCTCGACATGGACG GTGACGGGCAGGTGGACTTCGAGGAGTTTGTGACGCTGCTGGGGCCCAAGCTGTCCACCTCGGGCATCCCGGAGAAGTTCCACGGCACGGACTTCGACACCGTCTTCTGGAAG TGCGACATGCAGAAGCTGACGGTGGACGAGCTGAAGCGGCTGCTGTACGACACCTTCTGCGAGCACCTCTCCATGAAGGACATCGAGAACATCATCATGACGGAGGAGGAGAGCCACATGGGCACGGCCGAGGAGTGCCCCGTCGACGTGGAGA cctgctccagccagCAGATCCGGCAGACGTGCGTGCGGAAAAGCCTCATCTGCGCCTTCGCCATCGCCTTCATCATCAGCGTCATGCTCATCGCCGCCAACCAGGTGCTGCGCAGCGGCATGAAGTAG